Proteins encoded together in one Mycobacterium sp. MS1601 window:
- a CDS encoding GMC family oxidoreductase — protein sequence MSPDYDVLVIGSGFGGSVTALRLTEKGYRVGVLEAGRRFADEEFAKTSWDLRKFLWAPQFGCYGIQRIHLLRDVLILAGAGVGGGSLNYANTLYVPPDPFFNDPQWRDITDWRSELMPHYDQAQRTLGVVTNPTFTDADRIMKEVADDMGVGDTFVPTPVGVFFGPDGTQTPGKRVPDPYFGGVGPQRTGCIECGSCMTGCRFGAKNTLVKNYLGLAETAGAQVHPMTTVTSLRQRGDGLWEVATVRTGRKVRRHKRTFTAEHVVLAAGTFGTQKLLFKMRDTNTLPQLSDKLGVLTRTNSESIVGAGRLRVSDDLDLTHGVAITSSIHPTADTHIEPCRYGKGSNAMGLLQTLMTDGNGPDGTDVPRWKQLLHNASQDPRGTLRLLNARRWSERTMIALVMQHLDNSITTFTKRTKWGTRRLTSKQGHGEPNPTWIPVGNEVTRRIAKKIDGVAGGTWGEMFNIPLTAHFLGGAAISDSPEGGVIDPYHRVYNYPTLYVTDGAAISANLGVNPSLSITAQAERAAALWPNKGEEDLRPAQGQPYRRLAPIAPRNPVVPHDAPAALRQLPIEPVNTAR from the coding sequence ATGTCTCCTGATTACGACGTGCTGGTCATCGGGTCGGGGTTCGGCGGCAGCGTCACGGCGCTGAGGCTGACGGAGAAGGGGTATCGGGTCGGCGTGCTGGAGGCCGGTCGACGCTTCGCCGACGAGGAGTTCGCGAAGACCTCCTGGGATCTGCGCAAATTCCTGTGGGCCCCCCAATTCGGCTGCTACGGCATCCAGCGCATTCACCTGCTGCGTGACGTGTTGATCCTGGCGGGCGCCGGGGTGGGCGGTGGATCGCTGAACTACGCCAACACGCTCTACGTCCCGCCGGACCCGTTCTTCAACGACCCGCAGTGGCGCGACATCACCGACTGGCGTTCGGAGCTGATGCCGCACTACGACCAGGCGCAGCGGACGCTTGGCGTGGTGACCAACCCGACCTTCACCGATGCCGACCGCATCATGAAGGAAGTCGCCGACGACATGGGCGTGGGGGACACCTTCGTGCCCACCCCGGTCGGGGTGTTCTTCGGCCCGGACGGCACCCAGACCCCGGGCAAGCGCGTGCCCGACCCGTACTTCGGCGGGGTGGGCCCGCAGCGCACCGGCTGCATCGAGTGCGGCTCCTGCATGACAGGTTGCCGGTTCGGCGCCAAGAACACGCTGGTCAAGAACTACCTCGGCCTGGCCGAAACCGCAGGCGCACAGGTGCATCCGATGACCACCGTCACCAGCCTGCGCCAACGCGGTGACGGCCTGTGGGAGGTGGCTACCGTGCGCACCGGCCGCAAGGTGCGGCGACACAAGCGCACCTTCACCGCCGAACACGTGGTGCTGGCGGCCGGCACGTTCGGAACGCAGAAGCTGCTGTTCAAGATGCGGGACACCAACACCTTGCCCCAGCTGTCCGACAAACTCGGCGTGCTCACCCGCACCAACTCCGAGTCCATCGTGGGTGCCGGCCGGCTGCGCGTCTCCGACGACCTGGATCTCACCCACGGGGTCGCCATCACGTCGTCGATCCACCCCACCGCCGACACCCACATCGAACCCTGCCGCTACGGCAAGGGGTCCAACGCCATGGGTCTGTTGCAGACCCTGATGACCGACGGCAACGGCCCGGACGGCACCGACGTACCGCGGTGGAAGCAGCTGCTGCACAATGCGTCTCAGGATCCCCGTGGGACCCTGCGGCTGCTCAATGCCCGGCGCTGGAGCGAGCGCACCATGATAGCCCTGGTGATGCAGCACCTCGACAACTCGATCACCACCTTCACCAAGCGCACCAAGTGGGGCACCCGCCGGCTGACCAGCAAGCAGGGCCACGGCGAGCCGAACCCGACCTGGATCCCGGTGGGCAACGAGGTCACCCGACGCATCGCCAAGAAGATCGACGGTGTCGCGGGCGGCACCTGGGGGGAGATGTTCAACATCCCGCTGACCGCCCATTTCCTCGGTGGCGCAGCCATTTCCGACAGCCCCGAGGGTGGCGTGATCGACCCCTACCATCGGGTGTACAACTACCCGACGCTGTATGTCACCGATGGCGCGGCCATCTCGGCCAACCTCGGGGTCAACCCGTCGCTGTCGATCACCGCGCAAGCAGAACGCGCCGCGGCGCTGTGGCCGAACAAGGGTGAAGAGGATCTGCGGCCCGCGCAGGGGCAACCCTACCGCCGGCTGGCACCCATCGCGCCCCGCAACCCAGTCGTGCCCCACGATGCGCCTGCGGCGCTGCGGCAGTTGCCGATCGAGCCGGTGAACACCGCTCGCTGA
- the ptsP gene encoding phosphoenolpyruvate--protein phosphotransferase — protein MFTSSAISTGSELSTLGGIPVVGGVVFAPVIRPASPLTLDEARPHSEVATTDREGEAQRFTAAADAVAAELRRRAAQACGPAAEVLAANAQLAQDRAWLTAATNLIAAGTPAVVATVEAVEQFVGLFTEMGGLMAERVTDLRDIRDRVIAELLGLQGPGIPVPTIPSILCAEDLSPADTAGLNPQLIVGIATELGGPTSHTAIIARQLGIPCVVAVEGLSEIRTDDMVLLDGLHGTVSVSPDERLARAAVEVAARAAMATTTWTGVGATADGHTVSVLANVQDGEGARSAARTGAEGIGLFRTELCFLGRATEPSIEEQTRIYAEVLEEFPRSKVVIRTLDAGSDKPLQFAGPRGEANPALGVRGYRIAADNPGLIDRQLQAIAAAATLRRTTPWVMAPMIATAAEAEEFAELARSYGLRPGVMVEVPAAALSASRILEHVDFLSIGTNDLSQYTMAADRMATKLAALNSPWQPAMLTLVGAVANAGVTAAKPVGVCGEAAADPLLACVLAGLGVTSLSVASSAVTAVGAKLASVRMDQCREAARAVLAAPDAAQARAAALAALG, from the coding sequence ATGTTCACATCATCTGCAATCTCGACCGGTAGCGAGCTTTCGACACTCGGCGGAATCCCCGTCGTGGGCGGCGTGGTGTTCGCCCCGGTGATCCGGCCGGCCAGCCCGCTCACACTCGATGAAGCACGGCCCCACTCCGAGGTCGCTACCACCGACCGCGAGGGCGAAGCTCAAAGATTCACCGCGGCAGCCGATGCCGTCGCGGCAGAGTTACGTCGTCGTGCAGCGCAAGCCTGCGGCCCAGCCGCAGAGGTGCTGGCTGCCAACGCGCAGTTGGCCCAGGATCGAGCCTGGCTCACCGCCGCCACCAACCTCATCGCTGCCGGAACCCCAGCTGTGGTCGCCACTGTCGAAGCCGTTGAGCAATTCGTCGGATTGTTCACCGAGATGGGCGGGTTGATGGCCGAGCGGGTGACCGACCTACGAGACATTCGAGACCGTGTCATCGCAGAGTTGCTCGGGCTGCAGGGCCCCGGCATCCCGGTACCGACCATCCCATCGATCCTGTGCGCCGAGGACCTTTCGCCCGCCGACACCGCTGGACTCAACCCCCAGCTGATCGTAGGTATTGCCACCGAACTGGGCGGACCGACCAGCCACACCGCAATCATTGCCCGCCAGTTGGGAATTCCCTGCGTGGTGGCTGTCGAAGGACTCAGTGAGATCCGGACCGACGACATGGTGCTCTTGGACGGGTTGCACGGCACGGTGAGCGTCTCGCCCGATGAGCGGCTGGCGCGGGCGGCAGTCGAGGTGGCCGCACGTGCCGCCATGGCGACCACCACCTGGACAGGCGTGGGAGCGACTGCCGACGGTCATACGGTGTCCGTCCTGGCCAACGTTCAGGATGGGGAGGGCGCACGTTCAGCGGCTCGGACGGGCGCGGAAGGAATCGGCTTGTTCCGCACTGAGCTGTGCTTCCTCGGGCGCGCCACGGAGCCGTCCATCGAAGAACAAACCCGGATCTACGCAGAGGTGCTGGAGGAGTTTCCGCGGTCCAAGGTGGTGATCCGGACCCTGGATGCAGGGTCGGACAAACCGTTGCAGTTCGCCGGCCCCCGGGGCGAGGCCAATCCGGCGCTCGGTGTCCGCGGCTACCGGATCGCCGCGGACAATCCGGGACTCATCGATCGGCAACTTCAGGCCATCGCAGCCGCCGCAACCCTGCGCCGGACGACCCCGTGGGTGATGGCGCCGATGATCGCTACGGCGGCGGAGGCGGAGGAATTTGCCGAATTGGCACGCTCATATGGGCTTCGACCTGGCGTGATGGTGGAGGTACCGGCAGCCGCCCTGTCTGCGAGCCGCATTCTCGAGCACGTGGATTTTCTCTCGATCGGCACCAACGACCTGTCGCAATACACGATGGCCGCAGATCGGATGGCCACCAAACTGGCGGCCCTAAACAGTCCGTGGCAACCAGCGATGCTGACACTGGTGGGTGCGGTGGCGAACGCCGGAGTCACCGCAGCCAAGCCCGTGGGAGTATGCGGAGAGGCTGCCGCCGATCCACTGCTGGCCTGCGTCCTCGCCGGGCTGGGGGTGACGTCGTTGTCGGTGGCCTCGTCGGCGGTGACGGCGGTCGGCGCGAAGCTCGCTTCCGTACGAATGGACCAGTGCCGAGAGGCGGCCCGGGCGGTGCTGGCAGCCCCAGATGCAGCACAGGCGCGCGCCGCGGCACTGGCAGCACTCGGGTGA
- a CDS encoding glycoside hydrolase family 1 protein produces MAEFPPSFLWGGATAANQIEGGYDEGGKGLSIQDVLPDGERGIITENPTADNLKLVGIDHYHRYVEDIAMFGELGFTVYRFSIAWSRIFPRGDEEEPNEEGLRFYDRVLDELLRHGIEPVITLSHYETPLHLARAYGGWANRQLIGFFERFASTLFQRYGDRVKYWLTFNEINAVLELPFFAGGIPKTLEEITEKELYQAVHHQLVASARVTRIAHELVPGSQVGCMILAMPTYPLSPDPADVLTALQSEQTNFAFGDVHCRGTYPTYLLQRLSRRGIELDITDEDRADLLTTVDFVSFSYYVSVCETSDPAKRVRGEGNFLGGVPNPTLESTEWGWQVDPTGLRVVLNQYWDRWQKPLFIIENGLGAVDHLVEADGEMTVIDDYRIAYLNDHLRAAAEAIDDGVHLIGFTTWGCIDLVSASTAQMSKRYGLIYVDRHDDGAGSLARYRKKSFHWYKQVIETNGAIIH; encoded by the coding sequence ATGGCTGAATTCCCGCCCAGCTTCCTCTGGGGTGGCGCAACAGCGGCCAATCAGATCGAGGGCGGCTATGACGAAGGAGGTAAAGGTCTTTCGATCCAGGATGTTCTGCCTGACGGGGAACGCGGGATCATCACCGAAAACCCCACTGCCGACAACCTCAAACTGGTGGGTATCGACCACTACCACCGGTACGTCGAAGACATCGCGATGTTCGGGGAGCTCGGCTTCACCGTGTACCGGTTCTCCATCGCGTGGAGCCGGATCTTTCCTCGTGGCGACGAGGAGGAACCGAACGAGGAGGGCTTGCGCTTCTACGATCGTGTCCTCGACGAATTGCTGCGGCACGGAATCGAACCCGTCATCACACTCAGCCACTACGAGACCCCGCTGCACCTGGCCCGCGCCTACGGAGGATGGGCAAACCGGCAACTCATCGGGTTCTTCGAACGATTCGCATCGACGCTCTTCCAGCGTTATGGCGACAGGGTCAAGTACTGGTTGACCTTCAACGAGATCAACGCCGTCCTGGAACTGCCGTTTTTCGCCGGCGGGATACCGAAGACCCTCGAGGAGATCACCGAAAAGGAGCTCTATCAGGCGGTGCATCACCAGCTGGTCGCCTCGGCACGGGTGACCCGCATTGCACACGAACTGGTTCCCGGCTCACAGGTCGGCTGCATGATCCTGGCGATGCCGACCTACCCGCTGTCGCCCGATCCCGCTGACGTTCTCACCGCCTTGCAGTCAGAACAGACCAACTTCGCCTTTGGCGATGTCCATTGTCGCGGAACCTATCCCACCTATCTGCTGCAACGGCTCAGCCGACGGGGCATCGAGCTCGACATCACGGACGAAGACCGCGCCGATCTGCTCACCACCGTCGACTTCGTCTCATTCAGCTACTACGTCAGTGTGTGCGAGACATCAGATCCGGCGAAGAGAGTTCGCGGCGAGGGAAACTTTCTCGGTGGCGTACCGAACCCCACCCTCGAGTCCACCGAATGGGGTTGGCAGGTGGACCCCACCGGGTTGCGAGTGGTGCTCAACCAGTACTGGGACCGTTGGCAGAAACCGTTGTTCATCATCGAGAATGGCCTGGGCGCCGTCGATCATCTCGTCGAGGCGGACGGCGAGATGACCGTCATCGACGACTACCGAATCGCCTACCTCAACGACCACCTGCGTGCTGCAGCAGAGGCGATCGATGACGGGGTGCACCTGATCGGCTTCACCACCTGGGGGTGCATCGATCTTGTGAGCGCTTCTACCGCCCAGATGAGCAAACGATACGGGTTGATCTATGTAGACCGGCACGACGACGGCGCCGGCTCTCTTGCGCGATACCGGAAGAAGTCATTTCATTGGTACAAACAGGTGATCGAAACCAACGGTGCGATCATCCACTGA
- a CDS encoding glycoside hydrolase family 65 protein, giving the protein MISPEIFPVEPWCVRETRLDFELLDEAESLFALSNGHLGLRGNLDEGEPSGLPGTYLNGFFETRPLPYAEAGYGYPEAGQTLVNVTNGKLFRLLVDDEPFDLRYGELLSHERVLDLRAGTLTRDAHWCSPAGKQIKVHSTRLVSLVHRGVAAIEYIVEAVDEFTRVTVQSELVTNEDQPETEDDPRVSAALKDPLQAIHHEHTEYSALLVHQTRGSELMMAAAMDHEIDVPGRVQTTTDSHDDLARTTVICGLRPGQKLRIVKYLAYGWSSLRSRPALRDQAAAAIAGARYSGWQGLIDAQRAFLDEFWDGADVEVEGDADIQQAVRFGLFHVLQASIRAERRAIPGKGLTGNGYDGHAFWDTEGFVLPVLTYTMPTAAADALRWRESTLDLAKDRAKTLNLKGAAFPWRTIRGEECSAYWPAGTAAWHVNADIAMAFERYRWVTGDDSLERSCGLKVLVETARLWMSLGHHDRHGVWHLDGVTGPDEYTAVVRDNVFTNLMAAGNLRSAAQACLRHPDAAHDLGVSTEETSAWRDAAAAAHIPFDEELGVHQQHDGFTTLREWDFDANTEYPLLLNEAYVRLYPSQVVKQADLVLAMQWQSHAFTDEQKAHNVDYYERRTTRDSSLSACTQAVMCADVGHLELAHDYTYEAALIDLRNLHKNTRNGLHMASLAGAWTALVAGFGGLRDDEGILVLDPHLPDGISRLRFRLAWRNFRLTVDVVHDTVTYTLRDGPHAELTIRHAGEEVTLTTDEPTTLTVYRRQPLLPTPKQPPGCEPVHRRRST; this is encoded by the coding sequence GTGATCAGCCCGGAGATCTTCCCCGTCGAGCCATGGTGTGTCCGGGAAACCCGGTTGGACTTCGAACTGCTCGACGAAGCCGAATCCCTGTTCGCGCTGTCCAACGGTCACCTCGGCCTGCGTGGGAACCTCGACGAAGGCGAGCCGAGCGGGCTGCCGGGCACGTATCTGAACGGATTCTTCGAGACCCGACCCCTGCCTTACGCCGAAGCGGGATACGGCTATCCCGAAGCGGGCCAGACACTGGTCAACGTCACCAACGGCAAGCTGTTCCGCCTGCTCGTCGACGACGAGCCGTTCGACCTTCGCTACGGCGAATTGCTGTCCCACGAGCGGGTGCTGGACCTGCGGGCGGGCACGCTGACGCGCGATGCACACTGGTGTTCGCCGGCGGGCAAGCAGATCAAGGTGCATTCCACCCGACTGGTGTCGCTGGTGCACCGCGGTGTCGCAGCGATCGAGTACATCGTGGAAGCGGTGGACGAATTCACCCGCGTCACAGTGCAATCTGAACTCGTCACCAACGAGGACCAGCCCGAGACCGAAGATGATCCGCGGGTATCGGCGGCCCTGAAGGATCCGTTGCAGGCGATACATCACGAGCACACCGAGTACTCGGCGCTGCTGGTGCACCAGACCCGCGGCAGCGAGCTGATGATGGCAGCGGCGATGGATCACGAGATCGACGTGCCGGGGCGGGTGCAGACCACCACCGACTCGCATGACGATCTGGCCCGCACCACCGTTATCTGCGGACTGCGCCCGGGGCAGAAGCTGCGCATCGTCAAGTATCTGGCCTACGGCTGGTCGAGCCTGCGGTCGCGGCCGGCCCTGCGCGACCAGGCGGCCGCGGCCATCGCCGGCGCCCGGTACTCCGGCTGGCAGGGTCTGATCGATGCACAACGGGCGTTTCTGGACGAGTTCTGGGACGGCGCCGATGTCGAGGTCGAAGGCGACGCCGACATCCAGCAGGCGGTCCGGTTCGGCTTGTTCCACGTCCTGCAGGCCAGCATCCGCGCCGAGCGCCGCGCCATCCCCGGCAAGGGCCTGACCGGCAACGGTTACGACGGGCACGCCTTCTGGGACACCGAAGGCTTTGTGCTGCCGGTGCTGACCTACACCATGCCGACTGCCGCCGCTGACGCATTGCGCTGGCGGGAAAGCACTCTCGATCTGGCCAAGGACCGGGCGAAGACGCTGAACCTCAAAGGGGCGGCCTTCCCCTGGCGCACCATCCGGGGTGAGGAGTGCTCGGCGTACTGGCCGGCCGGCACCGCGGCCTGGCACGTGAACGCCGACATCGCGATGGCCTTCGAGCGCTACCGGTGGGTGACCGGCGACGACTCACTGGAACGCAGCTGCGGGCTGAAGGTCCTGGTGGAGACGGCCCGGTTGTGGATGTCGTTGGGGCACCACGACCGCCACGGTGTCTGGCACCTCGACGGGGTGACCGGGCCCGACGAGTACACCGCGGTGGTGCGCGACAACGTGTTCACCAATCTGATGGCCGCGGGCAATCTGCGCTCGGCCGCGCAGGCCTGCCTGCGCCATCCCGACGCCGCGCACGACCTCGGGGTGTCCACCGAGGAGACCTCGGCGTGGCGAGATGCCGCCGCCGCCGCTCACATCCCGTTCGACGAGGAACTCGGTGTGCATCAGCAGCACGACGGCTTCACGACGTTGCGGGAGTGGGACTTCGACGCCAACACCGAGTACCCGCTGCTGCTCAACGAGGCGTATGTACGGCTGTACCCGTCGCAGGTGGTCAAGCAGGCGGATCTGGTGCTGGCCATGCAGTGGCAGAGCCACGCCTTCACCGACGAACAGAAGGCCCACAACGTCGACTACTACGAACGGCGCACCACCCGCGACTCGTCGCTGTCAGCCTGTACCCAGGCGGTGATGTGCGCCGATGTCGGCCACCTGGAGCTGGCCCACGACTACACCTACGAGGCGGCGCTGATCGATCTGCGCAACCTGCACAAGAACACCCGCAACGGCCTGCACATGGCCTCACTGGCCGGTGCGTGGACGGCGCTGGTGGCCGGGTTCGGGGGTCTGCGCGACGACGAGGGCATCCTCGTGCTCGACCCCCATCTACCCGACGGCATCTCCCGGCTGCGATTCCGCTTGGCGTGGCGCAACTTCCGGCTGACCGTCGACGTCGTACACGACACCGTCACCTACACGCTGCGCGACGGACCGCATGCCGAGCTCACCATCCGCCACGCCGGCGAGGAGGTCACGCTCACGACCGACGAGCCCACCACGTTGACGGTCTATCGCCGCCAGCCCCTGTTGCCGACCCCGAAGCAACCGCCCGGTTGCGAGCCGGTGCACCGGCGCCGCAGCACCTGA
- a CDS encoding HPr family phosphocarrier protein encodes MHSKIVAVGSASGLHARPAALIAGAALKAGVPVTLSVGDGDPVDAGSALMIMTLGLGSGDQVTVRSEDASAVVSVAGLVQKDLDAD; translated from the coding sequence ATGCACAGCAAGATCGTGGCGGTTGGATCGGCCAGCGGGCTTCACGCGCGTCCGGCCGCCCTCATCGCCGGGGCCGCCCTCAAGGCGGGTGTTCCGGTGACCTTGTCCGTCGGTGACGGGGATCCGGTAGACGCGGGCTCGGCGTTGATGATCATGACGTTGGGCCTCGGCAGCGGCGATCAGGTGACGGTGCGGTCTGAGGACGCGTCTGCGGTGGTGTCCGTAGCGGGGCTGGTGCAGAAGGATCTGGACGCCGACTGA
- a CDS encoding beta-glucoside-specific PTS transporter subunit IIABC has product MAKGTTRPSADDVIRGLGGASNIRSLTHCTTRLRVQLANSSSANPEEIQALPGVLTVVESGGQFQVVVGQQVEQVYADIKRALGISQGTRDTSQSPGTDLPAPQSGGGVLAGAIALISAIVRPLIWPLAGMGLFKALLTLVTIFGWLDPESQTATVLSASADALFFFLPIFVAVTCARRFQTNEFTSMIIAGALVYPSITAIADQDPTNAVSGVPLVVTSFAGIPLVAMHYAYSVVPIVAGVWIQSHLESRIQRAVPLVVRAFMTPFLVVLIMVPLILITVGPLTTLSANAISGGISIVWEHVPWLAGALLGGAYQVFVIFGLHWALDPIMIQEVADKGYSLLTAPLVPAVLAQAAAAIAVALRTRSAARREAAGAASLSGLLAGVTEPAIYGANLPLRRPFAFALIGGALGGAIVASGGVAPTAYIAFYSVLSVPAFLSMGSPTMLFLGIGVAMLTSFVLTFFFTDREQPDSESEETPPTFDTDADATSVVAPVAGRHVALAEVDDKVFSSGVMGQGFAIVPDDGHFVAPISGTLQVVMSSGHGYGIKSADGAEVLVHIGINTVQLEGAGFRALVDAGQQVRSGDPLAEVDLAAVTAAGFDTTTVVLVTNSKEFEEISTPEADRFRTGDRAMTIRRHSDVGLQQARHG; this is encoded by the coding sequence ATGGCTAAAGGCACAACACGACCGTCGGCCGATGATGTGATACGCGGATTGGGTGGCGCCTCGAATATTCGTTCGCTAACCCACTGCACCACCAGGCTCCGGGTCCAGTTGGCGAACTCTTCATCCGCCAATCCCGAGGAGATCCAGGCCCTTCCGGGAGTACTCACCGTCGTCGAATCAGGCGGACAGTTCCAGGTGGTCGTCGGCCAACAGGTCGAACAGGTCTACGCCGATATCAAACGTGCGCTGGGAATTTCGCAGGGCACACGCGACACTTCGCAGTCCCCGGGAACGGATCTGCCTGCGCCGCAGTCCGGGGGCGGAGTGCTGGCCGGTGCGATCGCACTCATCTCAGCCATCGTTCGTCCGCTGATCTGGCCTCTGGCCGGAATGGGATTGTTCAAAGCGCTGCTCACCCTGGTGACCATCTTCGGCTGGCTCGATCCCGAGAGTCAGACCGCAACGGTGCTGAGCGCGTCAGCGGACGCCCTGTTCTTCTTTCTTCCGATCTTCGTGGCCGTCACCTGTGCACGTCGGTTCCAGACCAACGAATTCACCTCCATGATCATCGCCGGCGCATTGGTGTATCCGAGCATCACCGCGATCGCAGATCAAGACCCCACCAATGCCGTCAGCGGGGTACCGCTGGTCGTGACGTCCTTCGCTGGAATCCCCTTGGTTGCGATGCATTACGCCTACTCCGTGGTGCCGATCGTGGCCGGTGTATGGATCCAGAGCCACCTCGAGAGCCGGATCCAGCGAGCTGTGCCCCTTGTGGTTCGAGCCTTCATGACACCGTTCCTGGTGGTCCTCATCATGGTGCCACTGATCCTCATCACCGTCGGACCGCTCACCACCTTGTCGGCTAATGCCATATCGGGCGGTATTTCCATTGTCTGGGAACATGTTCCGTGGCTCGCCGGCGCGCTGCTCGGCGGTGCATACCAGGTGTTCGTGATCTTCGGCCTTCATTGGGCACTGGATCCCATCATGATCCAGGAAGTTGCGGACAAGGGCTACAGCCTGTTGACCGCACCGCTGGTTCCCGCGGTCTTGGCACAAGCGGCCGCCGCGATCGCGGTGGCACTGCGCACCCGCAGCGCGGCCCGCAGGGAGGCTGCCGGCGCAGCATCACTGTCGGGGTTGCTTGCCGGCGTGACGGAACCCGCGATCTACGGCGCCAACCTGCCCCTGCGACGCCCATTCGCATTCGCTCTGATCGGTGGCGCACTCGGCGGTGCCATCGTCGCGTCGGGAGGCGTGGCACCAACGGCCTACATCGCGTTCTACTCGGTCCTGTCGGTACCTGCCTTCTTGAGCATGGGCTCACCCACAATGCTCTTCCTCGGTATCGGTGTGGCCATGCTGACATCGTTCGTGCTCACCTTCTTCTTCACCGACCGCGAACAGCCGGACAGCGAATCAGAAGAAACGCCGCCGACCTTCGATACCGACGCGGACGCCACCTCCGTCGTAGCGCCGGTGGCCGGTCGCCATGTGGCACTTGCCGAGGTAGATGACAAGGTGTTCTCCTCCGGAGTGATGGGCCAAGGGTTCGCCATCGTGCCTGACGACGGCCATTTCGTTGCACCGATCAGCGGCACGCTCCAGGTGGTGATGTCCAGCGGCCACGGCTATGGAATCAAGTCGGCCGACGGCGCGGAGGTTCTGGTTCATATCGGTATCAACACCGTGCAACTGGAGGGTGCCGGATTCCGGGCGTTGGTCGACGCAGGTCAGCAGGTCCGATCCGGTGACCCCCTGGCCGAAGTAGATCTCGCAGCTGTCACCGCGGCCGGGTTCGACACCACCACCGTTGTCCTGGTGACCAATTCCAAGGAATTCGAGGAGATCTCCACGCCGGAAGCGGACCGTTTCCGCACCGGTGACCGCGCGATGACCATCCGCCGGCACTCCGACGTGGGACTTCAGCAGGCCCGCCATGGCTGA
- a CDS encoding beta-phosphoglucomutase family hydrolase — translation MAGLPEHIHACLFDLDGVLTDTASVHNKAWTAMFDDFLHRRYGDGYTPFDPVADYRQYIDGRKREDGVRSFLASRGITLPDGQLSDSADTETVYGLGNRKNALFEKTMHTDGVTVFEGSERYLQAVREAGKAIAVVSSSANTREVLDLTGLARYVDVRVDGVTMREEGIPGKPAPDSFLRAAQLLDTPPEAAVVYEDALAGVEAGRAGGFGLVIGIDRHHQGEALREHGADVVVADLAELMETPTS, via the coding sequence ATGGCGGGACTCCCAGAGCACATACACGCGTGTCTGTTCGATCTCGACGGTGTGCTCACCGACACCGCCAGTGTGCACAACAAGGCGTGGACGGCCATGTTCGACGACTTCCTGCACCGGCGCTACGGTGACGGGTACACCCCCTTCGATCCGGTGGCGGACTACCGCCAGTACATCGACGGCCGCAAACGCGAAGACGGGGTACGCAGCTTCCTGGCCAGCCGCGGCATCACCCTGCCCGACGGTCAGCTGTCCGACAGTGCCGACACCGAGACCGTCTATGGGCTGGGCAACCGCAAGAACGCACTGTTCGAGAAGACCATGCACACCGACGGGGTGACGGTGTTCGAGGGATCCGAACGCTACCTGCAGGCGGTGCGGGAGGCCGGGAAAGCGATAGCGGTGGTCTCGTCGAGCGCCAACACCCGGGAGGTATTGGATCTGACCGGGTTGGCGCGCTACGTCGACGTCCGCGTCGACGGGGTGACCATGCGCGAGGAGGGCATCCCCGGTAAACCGGCGCCGGATTCCTTCCTGCGCGCGGCCCAACTGCTGGACACCCCGCCGGAGGCCGCAGTGGTCTACGAGGACGCGCTCGCCGGGGTCGAAGCCGGCCGCGCCGGCGGCTTCGGGCTGGTGATCGGCATCGACCGGCATCACCAGGGCGAGGCGCTCCGCGAACACGGCGCCGACGTCGTCGTCGCCGATCTGGCCGAACTGATGGAGACACCCACCTCGTGA